The Rhododendron vialii isolate Sample 1 chromosome 6a, ASM3025357v1 genome includes a window with the following:
- the LOC131328649 gene encoding uncharacterized protein LOC131328649 — translation MLLVQESKLESLERLSVQKMWGNADFEFVCSNAIGASGGLLCIWNRDFFKVDSVIIQRSFIQVQGVINNIFPCVVVNVYAPNEVVQRKLLWEELLNVKASSSIPWCVGGDFNEIQDVNERVGCLRIERGMRDFVDFRNNMELIDLPMLGRNFTWTNFQDRAIHSRLDRFLVSIQWMENFKLLQWGLPRPISDHCPIVLSEDGRDWGPRPFKFMDIWLSNPSCMKLAKSTWNECQVTGWAGFIIMQKLKAVKHKLKVWNKEVFGDVTLALQKTESALHQFELLEEERQLNEDENAARCKTKSEFWRLSRLTESMWR, via the coding sequence ATGTTGCTCGTTCAAGAATCAAAATTGGAATCGTTGGAGAGATTATCTGTCCAAAAAATGTGGGGTAATGCTGATTTTGAGTTTGTCTGTTCTAATGCAATCGGGGCATCCGGGGGATTGCTATGTATTTGGAATAgagatttttttaaagttgatagTGTTATCATACAGAGGTCGTTTATTCAGGTGCAAGGGGTGATTAACAATATATTCCCTTGTGTGGTGGTGAACGTTTATGCTCCGAATGAGGTAGTACAGCGTAAACTTTTATGGGAGGAATTACTGAACGTTAAGGCTAGTTCTTCTATTCCTTGGTGTGTGGGGGGAGACTTTAATGAGATTCAAGATGTGAATGAAAGGGTGGGATGTTTGAGAATTGAGAGGGGAATGAGGGACTTCGTTGATTTCCGTAATAACATGGAACTCATTGATCTCCCTATGTTGGGGAGAAATTTTACTTGGACAAATTTTCAAGATCGTGCCATTCATAGTCGGTTAGACAGATTTTTGGTCTCAATTCAGTGgatggaaaattttaaattgctTCAATGGGGATTGCCTAGACCTATATCTGATCATTGCCCCATTGTGCTTTCAGAGGATGGTAGGGATTGGGGTCCAAGACCCTTCAAATTTATGGACATCTGGCTGTCAAATCCGAGTTGTATGAAGTTGGCCAAGTCAACGTGGAATGAATGTCAGGTCACTGGTTGGGCAGGCTTCATAATCATGCAGAAATTGAAGGCAGTGAAACATAAGCTGAAAGTATGGAATAAAGAAGTTTTTGGTGATGTCACCTTAGCCTTACAAAAAACTGAGTCAGCTCTCCACCAATTTGAGCTTCTAGAGGAAGAGAGACAGCTAAATGAGGATGAAAATGCTGCAAGGTGCAAAACCAAATCTGAGTTCTGGAGACTTTCTCGCTTAACTGAGTCTATGTGGAGATAG
- the LOC131330705 gene encoding uncharacterized protein LOC131330705, with amino-acid sequence MNRRLRRPSPHSLSPEERYLRYLKPGALAQLRDSKISARSHRSTDYSHFQHQILLSRTPSPPSPSQIDGYPCFFSARVHGPRFPQRKRLVAARPVFFNPSSPTSNPPDSVIDLFGSSNDMLVAH; translated from the coding sequence ATGAACCGCCGCCTACGCCGCCCCTCCCCTCACAGCCTCTCCCCAGAAGAACGCTACCTCCGCTACCTCAAGCCCGGAGCCCTAGCCCAGCTACGAGACTCCAAAATCAGCGCCAGATCCCACCGCTCAACCGACTACTCCCACTTCCAGCACCAGATCCTACTCTCCCGCACCCCCTCCCCTCCTTCCCCCTCCCAGATCGACGGCTACCCTTGCTTCTTCTCCGCTCGAGTCCACGGCCCGCGCTTCCCCCAGAGGAAGAGGCTTGTGGCGGCCAGGCCCGTGTTCTTCAACCCCTCCAGCCCCACCTCGAATCCGCCCGATTCCGTCATTGATTTGTTCGGCAGTAGTAATGATATGCTTGTGGCACATTGA